In Streptomyces sp. NBC_00704, a genomic segment contains:
- a CDS encoding GNAT family N-acetyltransferase, translated as MYTYAVRAVRADEWPSMKALRLLALRDPVADLAFYETYDEAVERPDDFWRERTAGGAEGAGGARQFVAETPDGELAGTVTVLVEAAGSVDWAGSAVERLQGGVVGVFVRAGHRGSGAIEALFGAAMEWAWSWGAERVRLVVHEDNGRALACYRRLGFAPTGVAFEERREIEMAVERVEQA; from the coding sequence ATGTACACGTATGCGGTTCGAGCTGTTCGGGCGGACGAGTGGCCCTCGATGAAGGCCCTCCGGTTGCTGGCGCTGCGCGACCCGGTGGCGGATCTCGCCTTCTACGAGACGTACGACGAGGCGGTCGAGCGGCCGGACGACTTCTGGCGGGAGCGGACCGCCGGCGGTGCCGAAGGAGCGGGCGGGGCCCGTCAGTTCGTCGCGGAGACTCCCGATGGGGAGCTGGCGGGCACCGTCACCGTGCTGGTCGAGGCGGCCGGCAGCGTCGACTGGGCCGGGTCGGCCGTGGAGCGGCTGCAAGGGGGCGTCGTCGGGGTGTTCGTGCGAGCCGGGCATCGCGGATCCGGCGCGATCGAGGCGCTGTTCGGTGCGGCGATGGAGTGGGCGTGGTCGTGGGGCGCGGAGCGGGTGCGGCTCGTCGTGCACGAGGACAACGGGCGGGCGCTCGCCTGCTACCGGCGGCTCGGCTTCGCGCCCACCGGCGTCGCCTTCGAGGAGCGGCGGGAGATCGAGATGGCGGTGGAGCGGGTGGAGCAGGCCTGA
- a CDS encoding MarR family winged helix-turn-helix transcriptional regulator, whose amino-acid sequence MGDTPGTTGTGLGGEPTLEEQIAAYQREFQDLDPQVEKIVSALSRLNRRMNVAYGRQTADLGISNAEWEVLKALVLSGVPYRLGPSDLAKRLGLTPAAMTHRIDRMVGEGLVTRERDETNRVRVIVELTTEGREKWLRAMRMATVFEEDLLQDLTADERTALGEVLTRLLRRVEHAQPDAGGRLSDLD is encoded by the coding sequence ATGGGCGACACCCCCGGCACGACCGGCACCGGCCTCGGCGGCGAGCCGACCCTGGAAGAGCAGATCGCCGCCTACCAGCGCGAGTTCCAGGACCTCGACCCGCAGGTCGAGAAGATCGTCTCGGCGCTCTCCCGCCTCAACCGCCGCATGAACGTCGCGTACGGCCGGCAGACCGCCGACCTCGGCATCAGCAACGCCGAGTGGGAGGTCCTCAAGGCCCTCGTCCTCTCCGGCGTCCCCTATCGCCTGGGCCCCAGTGACCTGGCCAAGCGCCTCGGCCTCACGCCGGCCGCGATGACCCACCGGATCGACCGCATGGTCGGCGAGGGACTGGTGACCCGGGAGCGGGACGAGACGAACCGGGTCCGCGTGATCGTGGAGCTGACGACCGAGGGCCGCGAGAAGTGGCTGCGAGCGATGCGGATGGCGACGGTCTTCGAGGAGGATCTCCTCCAGGACCTCACCGCCGACGAGCGCACGGCCCTCGGCGAGGTCCTGACCAGGCTGCTGCGCCGGGTGGAACACGCCCAGCCGGACGCCGGCGGCAGACTCAGCGACCTCGACTGA
- a CDS encoding MFS transporter, whose protein sequence is MTRAMGAAMRRIHVGNALSAFGLGFTVPYLYVYVAQVRGLGSMTAGLVLAVFAVAALIVLPFAGRAIVRRGPLPVLLAALVTAAVGSLGLGLAGNATAVLTAAAALGAGQAVMQPALATMIVDSSTSETRSRAFATQFFLQNLGLGVGGLIGGHLVDATRVSSFTLLFAIEAAMFLLLAVVMSTVRLPHAPRVGDVPRSARGSWKQMLRNRAMVQLCVLGFVLFFACYGQFESGLSAYGVEAAGISTPALGTALAANTAMIVVAQFAVLKFVERQKRSRVIAAVGLIWAVAWVVAGYAGLGHGSQTMATAAFVSTYALFGLGEAMLSPTVAPLVADLAPDGLAGQYNSAFALVKQLALAVGPAVGGPLAASLAAPYIVTFLLFSLGITYLALRLGRRLTAVQDQPWLVRNRVVARGGTAVEPVAAEV, encoded by the coding sequence GTGACCAGGGCGATGGGCGCAGCGATGCGCCGGATCCATGTGGGCAACGCGCTCAGCGCGTTCGGGCTGGGCTTCACGGTCCCCTACCTGTACGTCTATGTGGCGCAGGTGCGGGGTCTGGGGTCCATGACGGCGGGGCTCGTCCTCGCCGTCTTCGCCGTGGCCGCGCTGATCGTGCTGCCGTTCGCCGGCCGGGCGATCGTGCGGCGCGGTCCCCTGCCGGTCCTGCTCGCCGCCCTGGTCACCGCCGCCGTCGGCTCGCTGGGCCTGGGGCTCGCCGGGAACGCGACCGCCGTCCTGACGGCCGCGGCCGCTCTCGGCGCCGGGCAGGCCGTGATGCAGCCGGCGCTGGCGACGATGATCGTGGACAGCTCGACGTCGGAGACCCGCTCGCGGGCGTTCGCCACGCAGTTCTTCCTGCAGAACCTCGGGCTCGGCGTGGGCGGGCTGATCGGCGGGCACCTCGTCGACGCCACGCGCGTGTCCTCCTTCACGCTGCTGTTCGCCATCGAGGCGGCGATGTTCCTGCTGCTGGCCGTGGTGATGTCCACGGTGCGGCTGCCGCACGCCCCGCGTGTGGGGGACGTCCCGCGGTCCGCCCGGGGCAGCTGGAAGCAGATGCTGCGCAACCGGGCCATGGTGCAGCTGTGCGTGCTCGGGTTCGTGTTGTTCTTCGCCTGCTACGGGCAGTTCGAGTCGGGGCTGAGCGCGTACGGGGTCGAGGCCGCCGGGATCTCGACGCCCGCCCTCGGGACCGCGTTGGCCGCCAACACGGCGATGATCGTGGTCGCGCAGTTCGCGGTGCTGAAGTTCGTCGAGCGGCAGAAGCGGTCGCGGGTGATCGCGGCGGTCGGGCTGATCTGGGCGGTGGCCTGGGTCGTGGCCGGTTACGCCGGGCTCGGACACGGCAGTCAGACGATGGCGACGGCCGCGTTCGTGTCCACGTACGCGCTGTTCGGGCTGGGCGAGGCGATGCTGTCGCCGACGGTCGCGCCCCTGGTGGCGGATCTCGCGCCGGACGGTCTGGCGGGTCAGTACAACTCGGCGTTCGCCCTGGTGAAGCAGCTCGCGCTGGCGGTCGGTCCGGCGGTGGGCGGGCCGTTGGCGGCTTCCCTGGCCGCCCCGTACATCGTGACGTTCCTGCTGTTCTCGCTCGGGATCACCTACCTGGCGTTGCGGCTGGGGCGGCGGCTCACCGCCGTCCAGGATCAGCCGTGGCTGGTGCGGAACCGGGTCGTGGCCCGGGGTGGGACCGCCGTGGAGCCGGTGGCGGCCGAGGTCTGA
- a CDS encoding class I SAM-dependent methyltransferase — protein sequence MADATGFDLKGSAPERYEHYVAPLMAPFVTALVDSVDLCPGATVLDLACGTGFAARAAAAQAGPAGRVAGTDLNEGMLKIAEACHPRLYPDIEFTPAPADDLPYPDAAFDAVLCQQGVQFFPDLDAALAETARVTRPGGRFAATLWARLDDSPYFLAQLRALEQFDGPDAAATFRAAFDAADRLTAALDRAGFHSTTRRDLTFAIDLPPLEDYVAGHLSAIPWGRSLIDSGGDEALDRAAATIRAHLPASTTTFPFTSTLVTATR from the coding sequence ATGGCAGACGCAACGGGCTTCGACCTCAAGGGAAGCGCCCCCGAGCGCTACGAACACTACGTCGCGCCCCTCATGGCGCCCTTCGTCACCGCACTCGTGGACTCCGTGGACCTCTGTCCCGGCGCCACCGTCCTCGACCTCGCCTGCGGAACGGGCTTCGCGGCACGCGCCGCCGCCGCACAGGCCGGCCCCGCCGGCCGGGTCGCCGGCACGGACCTCAACGAGGGCATGCTCAAGATCGCCGAGGCATGCCACCCACGCCTCTACCCGGACATCGAGTTCACCCCCGCCCCCGCCGACGACCTGCCCTACCCCGACGCCGCCTTCGACGCCGTCCTCTGCCAGCAGGGCGTCCAGTTCTTCCCCGACCTCGACGCGGCCCTGGCGGAGACCGCCCGCGTCACCCGCCCCGGAGGCCGCTTCGCCGCCACCCTCTGGGCCCGCCTCGACGACTCCCCGTACTTCCTCGCCCAGCTCCGCGCCCTCGAACAGTTCGACGGCCCCGACGCGGCCGCGACCTTCCGGGCCGCCTTCGACGCCGCCGACCGTCTGACCGCCGCCCTCGACCGCGCCGGCTTCCACTCCACGACCCGCCGCGACCTCACCTTCGCCATCGACCTGCCGCCCCTGGAGGACTACGTCGCCGGCCATCTCTCCGCCATCCCCTGGGGACGCTCGCTCATCGACTCCGGCGGCGACGAGGCCCTCGACCGGGCAGCCGCGACGATCCGCGCCCACCTCCCCGCATCGACGACGACGTTCCCCTTCACCTCGACCCTCGTGACCGCGACCCGCTGA
- a CDS encoding ATP-binding SpoIIE family protein phosphatase — protein sequence MNFTRWSARLPGTQRRAAARAEPPVTTTDRRSEGSVPAARAERLGDEPPPVPAVDELPVREVLDRVPALVALVHGPDHRLAYVNDAYTAAFGARPCGEPAADALPELRDLGLLPLLDQALRSGKPRTLKSRKAPDGRHYTFTCTPAAEDNGKGAVLIFATDVTDHAEAAERLRTSERRQRETAVTLQRSLLPQELEEPDDLRIAATYQPGGTEAAVGGDWYDVITLGGGRTALVIGDVMGRGVRAAAVMGQLRTAVRAYARLDLPPHEVLQLLDGLATEIDANQIATCVYAIHDPNEGRLVYASAGHLPILVRDDNGTVLRADEPTGPPLGTGGWMHASGSIPLGPGSTAVLYTDGLVERRNEDLDEGIAALERALAGATGTPQVVCDRLVRSAGVTADHDDDVAVLVLQHPARTGPDGELFRNAALELLGGVEAAPRARAFASGVLTSWRFPADLHDLGVLAASELVANSLQHGIPPMRLRLRRTDRRLIIEVTDGDDHLPRRRRAEPGDESGRGIAIVATIASNWGSRSTPGGGKAVWCEFVLPKPAD from the coding sequence GTGAACTTCACGCGCTGGAGCGCCCGGCTCCCCGGAACGCAGCGCCGCGCCGCCGCGCGAGCCGAGCCCCCGGTCACCACCACGGACCGGCGGAGCGAGGGCTCCGTGCCGGCGGCCCGCGCCGAACGACTCGGCGACGAGCCTCCCCCGGTGCCCGCCGTCGACGAACTCCCCGTCCGTGAGGTCCTCGACCGCGTCCCGGCCCTCGTCGCGCTCGTCCACGGCCCCGACCACCGCCTCGCCTACGTCAACGACGCCTACACCGCGGCCTTCGGCGCCCGCCCCTGCGGCGAGCCCGCCGCCGACGCCCTCCCCGAACTCCGCGACCTCGGCCTGCTGCCCCTCCTCGACCAGGCCCTGCGCAGCGGCAAGCCCCGCACCCTGAAGTCCCGCAAGGCCCCCGACGGCCGCCACTACACGTTCACGTGCACCCCGGCCGCCGAGGACAACGGCAAGGGCGCCGTCCTGATCTTCGCCACCGACGTCACCGACCACGCCGAGGCCGCCGAACGCCTCAGAACCAGCGAACGACGCCAACGCGAGACCGCCGTCACCCTCCAGCGCTCCCTGCTGCCCCAGGAGCTCGAAGAGCCCGACGACCTGCGCATCGCCGCCACCTACCAGCCCGGCGGCACCGAGGCCGCCGTCGGCGGCGACTGGTACGACGTCATCACCCTGGGCGGCGGCCGCACCGCCCTCGTCATCGGCGACGTCATGGGACGAGGCGTCCGCGCGGCCGCCGTCATGGGCCAGCTCCGCACGGCCGTGCGGGCCTACGCCCGCCTCGACCTGCCCCCGCACGAGGTCCTCCAGCTCCTCGACGGCCTCGCCACGGAGATCGACGCCAACCAGATCGCCACCTGCGTGTACGCCATCCACGACCCCAACGAGGGCCGCCTGGTGTACGCGTCCGCGGGCCATCTGCCCATCCTCGTCCGCGACGACAACGGCACCGTCCTGCGCGCCGACGAGCCCACCGGCCCCCCGCTCGGCACCGGCGGCTGGATGCACGCCTCCGGCTCGATCCCCCTCGGCCCCGGCTCGACGGCCGTCCTCTACACCGACGGCCTCGTCGAGCGCCGGAACGAGGACCTCGACGAGGGCATCGCCGCCCTCGAACGCGCCCTGGCCGGCGCGACCGGCACCCCCCAGGTCGTCTGCGACCGCCTGGTCCGCTCGGCCGGCGTCACCGCCGACCACGACGACGACGTCGCCGTCCTCGTCCTGCAACACCCGGCCCGCACCGGTCCCGACGGCGAGCTGTTCCGCAACGCGGCCCTGGAGCTCCTCGGCGGGGTGGAAGCCGCCCCCCGCGCGCGTGCCTTCGCGTCCGGCGTCCTGACCAGCTGGCGCTTCCCGGCCGACCTGCACGACCTCGGCGTCCTCGCCGCCAGCGAACTCGTCGCCAACTCGCTCCAGCACGGCATCCCGCCGATGCGGCTGCGCCTGCGCCGCACCGACCGCCGCCTGATCATCGAGGTCACCGACGGCGACGACCACCTCCCGCGCCGCCGCCGTGCGGAACCGGGCGACGAGTCCGGCCGGGGCATCGCCATCGTCGCCACCATCGCCTCGAACTGGGGCAGCAGAAGCACCCCGGGCGGCGGAAAGGCCGTGTGGTGCGAATTCGTCCTGCCGAAACCGGCCGACTGA